The proteins below come from a single Salvelinus alpinus chromosome 18, SLU_Salpinus.1, whole genome shotgun sequence genomic window:
- the LOC139543488 gene encoding NLR family CARD domain-containing protein 3-like, with amino-acid sequence MSLSGEREEGGPASKRSLSVEHDTKAKSPIKQERPASPVPSCVSMKSDRSMGPPISFREGDFSTEQRIEQERSESEILSGQSSQSHQTDLSKIFSLLEENILTFVKNELKMFKRILSPELPEGFASQKQDKEVVDAEDEKQESSAREGALKITLHVLRKMNQKELADTLEKYEFAVICQRELKSNLKKKFQCVFEGIAKQGNPTLLNKIYTELYITEGGTGEVNNEHELRQIETTTRKQARPESAIKCNDIFKPLTGQDKLIRTVLTKGVAGIGKTVSVQKFILDWAEGKANQDVQFVFPFPFRGLNLMKGEKHTLIELLNHFSMEAKQSRISNYDKYKVLFIFDGLDECRLPLDFKKNKICCDVTKSTSVDVLLTNLIKGNLLPSALLWITTRPAAANKIPSGCVDQVTEVRGFNDPQKEEYFRKRFSDEDLTSRIISHIKTSRSLHIMCHIPVFCWISATVLEHILKHKREEMPKTLTEMYTHLVVFHTKQKNEKYLGKEETGPHWNKDSILSLGKLAFQQLVNGNLIFYEEDMKVAGIDVNEASVYSGLCTQLFKEECVLYQDKVYCFVHLSIQEFLAAMYVFLSFINNNENLLAKPQSTSRNLSVLFRDKHKVTFYKSAVDKALQSETGNLDLFLRFLLGLSLESNQKHFRGLLTKTRSSSQTHEETVKYIKEKIRENPSPEKIINLFHCLNELNDHSLVEEIQSYLRSGSLSRANLSTAQWSALVFVLLTSEKELDVFDLKKYSRSEEGLLRLLPVVKASRAVLLSGCGVTEEGCASLVSALRSNPSHLRELDLSNNDLKDSGVKLLSAGLGNPHCKLETLRLSGCLVTEEGCASLVSALRSNPSHLRELDLSYNHPGDSGVRLLSAGLEDPHCRLEKLNVEHGGEYRMKPGLRKYVCDLTLDLNTVDRHLSLSEENRKVTCRREEQSYPDHPERFENYEQVLCREGLTGRCYWEAEWSGTRVDIGMTYKGICRRGGDNDCCLGCNDKSWSLFCSDNSYIAWHNNNSTITDVPSSSSHRVGVYLDWSAGTVLLQSLL; translated from the exons cccaatcaagcaggagagaccagcctcccctgttcccagctgtgtgtccatgaagagtgacaGGTCTATGGGTCCTCCTATATCCtttagagagggagacttttctactgaacaaag AATCGaacaggagagatcagagtcagaGATTCTCAGTGGTCAGTCTTCCCAGAGTCATCAAACAGACCTGTCCAAAATATTCAGT TTGCTTGAAGAGAATATTTTGACATTTGTGAAGAATGAGCTGAAGATGTTCAAGAGGATTCTTAGTCCAGAGCTCCCAGAAGGCTTTGCGAGTCAGAAGCAGGATAAGGAAGTGGTGGACGCTGAAGATGAGAAAcaggagagcagtgccagagagggggctcTGAAGATCACACTGCACGTCCTGAGGAAAATGAACCAGAAGGAGCTTGCTGACACACTGGAGAAAT ATGAGTTTGCTGTAATTTGCCAACGTGAACTCAAATCTAATCTGAAGAAGAAGTTTCAATGTGTATTTGAGGGGATCGCTAAACAaggaaacccaacacttctcaataagatctacacagagctatacatcacagagggtggaaCAGGAGAGGTCAATAATGAACATGAGCTGAGACAGATTGAGACAACAACCAGGAAACAAGCAAGACCAGAGAGTGCTATCAAATGTAACGATATCTTCAAACCCTTAACTGGACAAGACAAACTTATCAGAACTGTGCTGACAAAGGGAgtcgctggcattggaaaaacagtctctgtgcagaagttTATTCTGGACTGGGCTGAAGGAAAAGCAAATCAGGATGTTCAATTTGTATTTCCATTCCCTTTCCGGGGGCTGAATTTGATGAAAGGGGAAAAACACACTTTGATTGAACTTCTCAATCACTTCTCAATGGAAGCCAAACAATCAAGAATCTCAAACTACGACAAGTACAaagttctgttcatctttgatggtctggatgagtgcCGACTGCCCCTAGACTTCAAGAAGAACAAGATCTGTTGTGATGTCACAAAGTCAACCTCAGTGGATGTTCTGCTGACAAATCTCATCAAGGGaaatctgcttccctctgctctcctctggataactacccgacctgcagcagccaataagatcccttcagggtgtgttgaccaggtgacagaggtacgagggttcaatgacccacagaaggaggagtacttcaggaagagattcagtgatgaggacctgaccagcagaatcatctcacacataaagacatcaaggagccttcacatcatgtgccacattccagtcttctgttggatttCTGCAACAGTCCTTGAACACATCCTGAAACATAAGAGAGAAGAGATGCCCAAGACTCTGACTGAGATGTACACACACCTTGTGGTGTTTCATACCAAACAGAAGAATGAAAAGTATCTTGGGAAAGAAGAGACAGGTCCACACTGGAATAAAGATAGCATTCTGTCACTGGGAAAACTGGCTTTTCAACAGCTTGTGAATGGCAATCTGATTTTCTATGAAGAAGACATGAAAGTGGCTGGCATTGATGTCAACGAAGCCTCAGTGTACTCAGGATTGTGCACACAGCTCTTTAAAGAGGAATGTGTGCTGTACCAGGACAAGGTGTACTGCTttgttcatctgagcattcaggagtttctGGCTGCCATGTATGTGTTCCTCTCATTCATCAACAACAATGAGAATCTACTGGCCAAACCTCAATCAACATCCAGGAACCTTTCTGTGTTGTTCAGAGACAAGCATAAAGTTACTTTCTACAAGAGTGCTGTGGATAAAGCCTTACAAAGTGAGACAGGAAACTTGGACCTTTTCCTCCGCTTCCTCCTGGGCCTctcactggagtccaatcagaagCACTTTCGAGGTTTACTGACAAAGACAAGAAGCAGCTCACAGACCCATGAAGAAACAGTCAAGTACATCAAGGAGAAGATCAGGGAGAATCCCTCTCCAGAGAAGATCAtcaatctgttccactgtctgaatgaactgaatgaccaTTCTCTAGTGGAGGAGATCCAAAGCTACCTGAGATCAGGAAGTCTCTCAAGAGCCAACCTGTCAACTGCACAGTGGTCAGCTCTGGTCTTTGTGTTGCTGACTTCAGAAAAGGAGCTGGATGTGTTTGACctgaagaaatactccagatcagaggaaggtctTCTGAGACTACTGCCAGTGGTCAAAGCCTCCAGAGCTGTTCT gctgtcaggctgtggagtcacagaggaaggctgtgcttctctggtctcagctctgaggtcaaacccctcacacctgagagagctggacctgagtaacaatgacctgaaggattcaggagtgaagctgctctctgctggactggggaatccccactgtaaactggagactctgag gctgtcaggctgtctagtcacagaggaaggctgtgcttctctggtctcagctctgaggtcaaacccctcacacctgagagagctggacctgagctacaatcacccaggagactcaggagtcagactgctctctgctggactggaggatccacactgcagGCTGGAGAAACTCAA tgtggaacatggtggagagtACAGAATGAAACCTGGGCTTAGAAAAT ATGTctgtgatctcacactggacctaaacacagtagacagacatctctctctgtctgaggagaacagaaaggtgacatgtaggagagaggagcagtcgtatcctgatcacccagagagatttgaAAACTATGAACAAgtgctgtgtagagagggtctgactggACGCTGTTACTGGGAGGCAGAGTGGAGTGGAACAAGGGTTGATATAGGAATGACATATAAAGGAATctgcaggagaggaggggataatGACTGTTGTCTTGGATGTAATGACAAGTCCTGGAGTCTGTTCTGCTCTGACAACAGTTACATTGCCTGGCACAATAATAATTCCACTATCACAGACGtcccctcctccagctcccacagagtaggagtgtatctggactggtcAGCCGGCACTGTCCTTCTACagagcctcctctga